CCAGTTTGAACTGATCCAGATCCAGGAACATCAACGCATGCCGCCCGGACTGGCGCGAGAGGTTGTGCAGCGCCTGATCCAGGCGATATTCAAACTCACGACGATTCGCCAGCCCGGTCAGCGCATCATGAGTGGCCTGCCAGGAAAGATTGGCGATGTATTGCCGCTCCTGGGTCATGTCGTGCAGCACCAGCACCGTGCCACTGACCTTGCCGGCATTGCGGATCGGCGCTCCGACCAGCGTCACCGAAAGCGTGCTGCCATCCAGGCGCTGAATCAGCTTGGAGTGCTCGCTGCCGCCGCTGAGTTGGCCGCTGAGAATGTGCTCAATCAGCGTCAGGCCTTCGGCCTGGGCGTTGTCGTCGAGCAAATTGAACAGCGCCGCCAAGGGCAAACCGGCGGCCTGCTCGGCCTTCCAGTGGGTCATGGCTTCAGCGGCGGGGTTCATGTAGTCAATGGCGCCGGTCACGTCGGTGGTGATGACGCCATCACCAATTGATTGCAACGTCACGTGCGCGCGATCTTTCTCCAACTGCAGCGCCTCGGCAAAGGCATGGCGCTGCTTGAGCAATTTGTGGGTTCGCCACAAGGCCAGCACGATCAGTCCAAGCGCCGTGGCAAGGTTGGTGAACAGCAGCAGGCGCAGGATCATCCGCGAGCCTTCGCCCAGGGCATCGCTGAACGCTTTCGCCGCCGGGGTCACACCATCGTTGATCGCAAAGATTCGCGCCTTCCAGCGCTGGATATCGGCCTCGGTAGCAGCATTGTCGACGATACGTTGATGCATCTCGCGCGCCACGTCATGGAGTTCGATCAGATAAGCATCACCGACCGTCCAGCGGTCGATCGCGGTTTCCAGGTAACTGAAGTGACGGAAGTTGAGGTACAGCCAGATCACGCTGGAGACGTCGTCAGGATGGTTGCCGCCCTTGAGAATGCCGTCACGCGCCGATTGCAGATCCGGCGGCTGACGGTCCAGCGCCACGCGCAACTGATGACCGCCCTGGGGCACGGCAATCGCACTTTGGTACTTGAGAAAAATCGCCTCGTCACGACTGTCGGCGTACAGATTGAGGTAGTAAATGGCGTCTTTCTGGCCCTTGGACCAGAGACTTTCCCCCGCCACGTAACCGCGAACGGCCGAGAGCACGTAAAGACTCACGCCGCCCAATAACGCCTGAAACAACACGACGGCAATAAATGGCCAGACGATGCCCAACAACCGTGGCGTTCCGAGAGTCCGCTTTTGCTTCATGAGATCCCTTGCGCAAGCACTGCCATATGAGCACCGGAAAATACCGCTCCTGACAGCTCAGCCTAGGCTAATTTTCGACATGTCCAAGGGACGGCTGTGCCGTCCTCTATGCCGATCGTGCAACCTAGCTGTACGGGGAGGTAATCGGGGCGTTTTTATTGGAAGCAATTCAAGCACTAAGCACAGAAACGCGGACAAAACTCAAGGGCGCTGGATTTGTTGCAAGTGGCCGTAGAGTTTGGCGTACAGCCCGCCGTCGGCAATCAACTGCTGATGATCGCCGTCTTCGGCCACTTGCCCGCCGTCGAACACCAAGACCCGATCCGCCTGTTTCACCGCCGACAAGCGATGGGCAATGATCAACGTGGTACGACCATTGAGGAACCGCGCCATGGCCTGATGCAGGTTGTATTCGGTGGCGGCATCAAGGGCTGAAGTGGCTTCGTCGAGGATTACCACTTTCGGCTCGGCGAGGATCATCCGCGCAATCGCCAGACGCTGGCGCTGACCGCCGGACAAGCGCACGCCGGAACGCCCGACGATGCTGTCCAGGCCATCCGGCAAGGCGCGGATGGTGGGTTCGAGCTGAGCGATTTCCAGTGCCTGCCAGCAGGCTTCGTCACTGCGCGTGCGGCCCATGGTCAGGTTGGCGCGCACGGTATCGTTGAACAGCGCCGGGTGTTGCAATACCACCGCGACGTTTTCCCGAACGGTCTCCAGCCCGATTTCCTGCTGGGTCGAACCGCCGAAACGGATGGTGCCGGCCAGCGGCGTGTACAACCCAAGCAGCAATTGCACAAGGGTACTTTTGCCGCCGCCGCTGGCGCCGACAATTGCCACTTTCTCCCCCGGGGCGATGGACAGGTTCAGTTGATCCAGCACCAATTCGTCACCGTAACCGAAGCTCAGACCTTGCACCTGAATGCCCACGGTGTCGCGTCCCTTGAACGGATCAATACCACCCGGATATTGCGGCTCATCGGCCCGCGCCAGCAATTCATTGATCCGTGCCAGCGCGCCGCCGGCCGCGTAGTAGGCATATTGCAGATTCAGCAGTTGCTCCACGGGGCCGATCATGAACCACAGATAACTGAACACCGCGAGCATCTGGCCGATCGACAGGTCGGAGAACAACACGGTGAGCATCGCCGCTGCGCGGAAGATGTCGATGCCGAACTGGAACAGCAGCCCGCTGGCGCGATTGGATGCGTCGGTTTTCCACTGAGAATTGACCGCGTAGTTACGCACCTCTTGCGCTCGTAGGCCGAGCCGGCCAAGGAAGTAGCCCTGACGGTTGCCCGCGCGCACTTCCTGGATCGAATCGAGGGTTTCACTCAACACCTGAGTGAACCGCGCAGTGCTGTCGTTCTCCAGTTTCTTGAGGTGTTTGACCCGTTTGCCCAACTGCACCGTGGCGTAGATCACCAGCGGATTGAACAGCAGTATCAGCAACGCAAGTTTCCAGTGCATCCACATCAGGATGCTCGCGGTGCCGACCAGGGTCAGCATCGCCACCAGAAAACGGCTTAGGGTTTCGCCGACAAACTTGTCGAGGGTGTCCAGATCGGTCACCAGGTGCGTGGTCACCGTGCCGCTGCCCAGACTTTCGTATTCGCCGAGGGAAATGCGTTTGAGCCGTTCGATCAGGCGCACGCGAATGCGATAGACGATGTCCTTGGCCAACCGCGCGAACAGGCGCGACTGCAACACGCCAAAGCACAACGCGCAGCAACGCAGCGTCAAGGTGACCACCAGCATCAGGCCGATATAGCCCGCTGCCTGCTGCCACATCGTAGGCAACAGATGGTTCATGACTTTCAGCGCTGCATCGCCATGGCCGAGCAGGACTTCGTCCACCAGCAATGGCAACAGCAACGGAATCGGCACGCTGCACAACGTCGCCAGCACGGCCACACCGTTGGCGATCCACAAGGATTTTTTGTGATGAAGTGCCAGTCGCCGGACTTCTGCCCAGCTCAGCCGGTCGACACGCTTTACGGCTGGCGTGTCATCGGCCGGGTCAGACACAGGCCGCGCGCTCCAGCCATCGGCCGAGCAAGGGCGACAGTTCACTGAGCGGTTGATAGCCGTTGGTCAGCAGCGCCAGTTGGCCGTTGCGTTCGGCGAGCAAGGTCGGGAAACCGGCGATACCCAGATCTTGCACCCAACTGAAATCAGCCTGAGTCGCCTTGTGTTGATCGGCATGATCGAACAACGCGGCAAATTCGATACGCGGCACACCCGCCTGCTCTGCCAGTTCGACCAGCACGCTGGCCTGGGTGACATCGCGACCTTCAGTGTAAAACGCCTGCTGGATCAATCCGACCAGTGTCCATGCGCAATCCGGTGCCAGGCTACGTGCCGTGACAATCGCCCGGCAAGCAGGCTCGGTGTCGTAGACAAAACCATCGGGCAGCGCGCCGTCGAACTTGAACGGCTGGCCGGTGGCCTCGGTGACTGCCTGCCAGTGTTCAAGAATGTAGCGTCGGGTGGTCGGCTCCAGCGCCGCACCGCTACCCGTACGCAATCCGCCAACGACAAGATGCAACTCGACCCCGGCTGCCTGCGCCTGTTCGACCAGTGCCTTGGCCACCGGAGCGAACCCCCAGCACCAGGAACACATCGGGTCCATCACATAGAGCAGGCGCGCAGACATGGTTAAGCCTCGGTGGATGCTTGCTTATAGTTGTAGCCGATCGGGTGCGGCTGGTTGCGGGCCTTGGCCAGCTCGATCTGCTTCTGCCGATCGATGGCGCTGCGGCGGGTTTTCTCGCTCAGGGTGTCCCAGCAGTGCGGGCAACTGACGCCGGCCACGTAATGCTCGGAGGTACGATCTTCAACGCTGACCGGTGTGCGACAGGCATGACATTGATCGTAGTCGCCTTCGCTGAGGTCGTGACGCACGGTCACACGGTTGTCGAATACAAAGCAGTCGCCCTGCCACTTGGTTTCTTCCTGCGGCACCTCTTCGAGGTATTTCAGAATGCCGCCCTTGAGGTGGTACACCTCTTCGAAGCCCTCGCCCAGCATGTAGCTCGAGGCCTTCTCGCAGCGGATGCCGCCGGTGCAGAACATCGCGACCTTCTTGTGCACGGCCGGGTCGAAGTGTTCTTTGATGTAGTCGGGGAATTCGCGAAAACTGGTGGTTTTCGGATCGATGGCGCCTTCGAAGGTGCCGATCGACACTTCGTAATCGTTGCGCGTGTCGATCAACAGCACTTCAGGGTCGCTGATCAACGCGTTCCAGTCTTGCGGATCAACGTAGGTGCCGACCTTCTTGTTCGGGTCGACGCCTTCGACACCGAGGGTGACGATCTCTTTCTTGAGCTTGACCTTGGTGCGGTAGAACGGCTGCTCGTCGCAGTACGACTCTTTGTGATCGATGTCGATCATGCGTGGGTCGTTCTTCAGCCAGGCGAGCAGGCCATCGATGCCTTCGCGAGTGCCGGAAACCGTGCCGTTGATGCCTTCTTCGGCGATCAGCAGAGTGCCTTTGATGCCGTTGTCGACCATCGCTTGCAGCAGCGGCTCGCGCAGGTTGACGTAATCTTCGAGGGTGACGAACTTATACAGTGCCGCCACGACAATCGGTTGTGTCATGGGTATTTCTCCAGGTGGCTACCCTCGCAAAGGGTGAACCGGATGCGAAAAAAAACGCGCCGGGTGAGCGGCGCGTTGCGGATTCTAGCAAAAACATCACCCTCTGCGGCAGCCACCTGTAGGAGCTGCCGCAGGCTGCGATCTTTTGATCTTAATGTTTGCTACCGCCGGCACAGGTCGGTGACGCCGGAGCGGCGCCGATCTCTGCCCATTCCTGCGGGGTGTAGGTGTGCAGCGCCAACGCATGAAACTCGCCCATCAGCTCGCCGAGCGTGCCATAGACTTTCTGGTGGCGCTTGACCCGGTTCAGGCCGTCAAACTGCGCGCTGACTACCACAGCCTTGTAGTGGGTCTGCAACCCGCGACTGTGCATGTGGCTTTCATCCAGCACTTGCAGATGCTCAGGCTGAAGCAGGGCCAGCGTCGATTCGATGCGTTGTTGCATGGTCATCACGAACTCCGCTTACGGCTTTTTCTTGGCCGGAGCAGCGCCTTTCGGTGCCAGCTCGTTGGTCATGTCGTCGAGCAACTTGTTGACGACAGGAACGGCGCTTTCCAGTTTGGCCTGGGTCATCTGGGCCGATTGCTGGGTCAGCTGCGGCATTTTTTCCAGGACTTTCTTGCCCAGTGGCGACTTGTAGAAAGCGACCAGGTCTTTGAGCTCGGATTCGCTGAAGTTGCTGGTGTAGAGCTTGACCATGTCGGGCTTGAGCTTGTTCCAGCCAATGGCCTGATCCAGGGCGGCGTTGGCCTTGGCCTGGTAGGTTTCCAGCGTGGCTTTCTTGGATTCCGGGGCCTTGGTCTGTTCAAAACGCTGGGCGAACATTTGCTGCACTTGCATGTACACCGGAGTGCCCAGTTTGTCAGCGTGCGCCAGGGTCAGGAAAGCTTCGGCACTGGCGTTGTGGCTGGCGGTATCGGCAAGCACCTGGCCGCTGGCGCAAACCAGTGCAACCGCGGTACAGATGGCACGAAGACGAGTCATCGAGTTTCCTTTTCTAGCTAACGAGGTAAAACCCCAAGGGCGACCATTCTGCGCCTAAAAAACGCTATGGCTCAACCCCCGCGCCTTGCCGCGCTTGATTGGCGGGGTTTTACCGGTCAACAATCGGATCGATGGAACCACCTGGGCCGACGCCGGCCTAACCAGCGCAAACAGACCAACAGGAGTGTGCACGATGAGCCGTATCGAAACCGACAGCCTGGGCCAGATCGAAGTCCCGGACGACGCCTACTGGGGTGCTCAGACGCAACGCTCGCTGATCAACTTCGCCATTGGCCAGGAGCACATGCCACTGCCGGTGCTGCACGCTCTGGCCCTGATCAAGAAAGCTGCCGCCCGGGTGAACGACCGTAATGGCGACCTGCCCGCCGACATCGCCCGCCTGATCGAACAAGCCGCCGACGAAGTACTCGACGGCCAGCACGACGATCAGTTCCCGCTGGTGGTCTGGCAGACCGGCAGCGGCACCCAGAGCAACATGAACGTCAACGAAGTGATCGCCGGTCGCGCCAATGAACTTGCCGGCAACCCGCGCGGCGGCAAAATCCCGGTGCATCCGAACGATCACGTCAACCGCTCGCAAAGCTCCAACGACTGCTTCCCCACCGCCATGAGCATCGCCACCGCGAAAGCAGTACAGGAACAACTGTTGCCAGCGATCGCCGAGCTGTCCGGCGGCTTGGCCGAACTTGCTGCGCGGCACATGAAGCTGGTGAAAACCGGCCGCACGCACATGATGGATGCGACGCCAATCACCTTCGGCCAGGAACTGTCCGGCTTCATCGCGCAACTGGATTACGCCGAACGAGCGATCCGCGCGGCGTTGCCGGCAGTCTGTGAACTGGCACAGGGCGGCACCGCCGTCGGCACAGGGCTGAACTCACCACACGGTTTTGGCGAGGCCATTGCCGCAGAACTGGCGGCATTGTCCGGTCTGCCTTTCGTCACCGCACCGAACAAGTTCGCGGCGCTGGCCGGGCACGAGCCGCTGACCAGCCTGTCCGGCGCCTTGAAAACCCTCGCCGTGGCACTGATGAAAATCGCCAATGACCTGCGTCTGCTCGGCTCCGGCCCACGCGCAGGCTTTGCTGAAGTGCGGCTGCCGGCCAACGAACCGGGCAGTTCGATCATGCCTGGCAAGGTCAACCCGACCCAGTGCGAAGCGTTATCGATGCTCGCCTGCCAGGTGCTGGGCAACGACGTGACGATCGGGATTGCCGCGAGCCAGGGCCACTTGCAGTTGAACGTGTTCAAACCGGTGATCATCCACAATCTGCTGCAATCGATCCGCCTGCTCGGCGATGGTTGCAGCAACTTCCAGCAGCACTGCATTGCCGGGCTCGAACCGGACGCCGAAGTCATGGCCAAACATCTGGAACGTGGGCTGATGCTGGTGACGGCGTTGAATCCGCACATCGGTTACGACAAGTCGGCGGAAATCGCCAAGAAGGCTTACAGCGAAGGGCTGACCTTGCGGGAAGCGGCGCTGGAGTTGGGCTATCTGACCGATGAAGAGTTTGATGCGTGGGTGCGGCCGGAGAACATGATCGAGGCTGGCGCCAAGGGTTAAATTCTTCAGCGCCTGAAAGTCAGTCATCGCGAGCAGGCTCACTCCTACCGGGGAATGCATTCCAAATGCAGGAGTGAGCCTGCTCGCGATGGCCCTGACACGGTCTAACTGGCTGCCATCTTCATCCGTCGCGCCTTCAACCCGGCAATCAGCGACGGCCCCAACGCCACCAACGCCGAACCCAGCACCACCAGCACCGCCCCGCCATAACCCAAGCCATTGATCTGCTCGGCATGCACATAGTCCGGCCATATCCACGCCGCAATCGCCACTGCCCCGAATGTCACCAACGGCGTTATCGCCAACGTCGCACTGACCCGCGATGCCTCCCAATGCGCCAGCGCCTCGGCGAACGCGCCATAAGCGATCAGCGTATTCATGCAGCATGCCAGCAGCAGCCAGCCTTGCAGCGGACTCAATTGCAGCGCTTCGAGCGGATGCACCCACGGCGTCAGCAACAACGCGCAGAACAGGTAGATCACCATCATCACCTGCAGCGAATTCCACACCGTCAGCAATTGCTTCTGGCCCAGCGCATAGAAGGTCCAGACCGTCGAGGCCAATAACACCAGCAACACCCCCGCGGTGTAATCCGACAGCGAGGTCAGCAACTCCGCGAGACGCTGATTGAAGAACAACACAAAACCGATCAGCAACACCGCAAGACCGATGCCCTGACCGATACTGAATCGCTCCTTGAACACGAACAGACTGGCGATCAGCAGCATGATCGGCCCCATCTGCACCACCAATTGCGCGGTGCCGGGGCTGAGCAGATTGAGGCCCATCAGGTACAGCACGTAGTTACCGACCAGGCCAAGCACCGCCATCAGCACCAGCCAACCGCCCCGGGGGCCCAGCACCTTGAGACTCGGCAGGCGTCTGGTCGAAGCCAGATAGATGAACAGGCAACCGCCGGACACCAGCAGGCGAAACCAGGTCACGGTGACCGGGTCCATCACCAGCAGCACCTGTTTGAGTTTGATCGGCAGGATGCCCCACAAAAACGCGGTCAGCAGCGCCAGGCACAAACCATATACCCAGCGCCCCGATGAAATGTGCATGCGAACCCCGACGCCTGCTGACAAGAGCCGTCATTCTAGACGCGTAGCCGAACGCGACACAGGGACAGTTGGAGACACGCCGCGAATGAAACTGTGCAGGTCGCAGCATTAAATTGACGAGGCGCCGTTGATCGGCTGGACAGGCATCCCAAGTGCTTCAGGCATAAGCTCGTTGGATCCGTTTCAGCGCTTCATAAAAAGGAGACCGACCATGTTAGGCATGCGCCGCCAGGATCCCGCCCCCGCCACGCACTTTCGCAGCGACCGGGTGTGCCGGGTCAATGGCGAACTGTTTTTCAGCACTCGGGAAAACACCCTTGAAGGGCCGTTTGACAGTCACGAGCAAGCCGAGCAGGAGATAAAGGCTTATATCGCGCGGATGCAGGTGCAGGATTCCAACCGGATATCCGGATGATGCCATCGCGAGCAGGCTCACTCCTACAGGGGAACGCATTTCAATTGCAGGAGCGAGCCTGCTCGCGATAGCGGTAGATCAATCAACAAATCTTTCAGGGCTTAGCGCACAGCCTCAAACAACCCCGTCGCCCCCATCCCGCCGCCCACGCACATGGTGACGATGCCGTAACGCAGATTGCGCCGCTGCAACTCCCTCACCAGATGCCCGACCTGCCGAGATCCGGTCATGCCGAACGGGTGGCCAATGGAAATAGACCCGCCATTGACGTTGTATTTGTCATTGTCGATTTCCAGCCGATCCCGGGCGTACAGGCACTGCGAAGCGAACGCCTCGTTGAGTTCCCACAAATCGATGTCCGCCACTTGCAGGCCCTTGGCCTTGAGCAATTTCGGCACCGAGAACACCGGGCCGATGCCCATCTCGTCCGGCTCGCAACCGGCAACGGTGAAACCACGGAAAAACGCTTTCGGCTTGAGTCCCAGTTGCAGGGCCTTTTCCAGGCTCATGACCAAGGTCATCGATGCACCGTCGGACAGTTGCGATGAGTTGCCCGCCGTTACCGAACCGTCGTCGGCAAACACTGGCTTCAGTCCGGCGAGGCTTTCGTAAGTGGTGTCCGGACGATTGCAGTCGTCGCGCTCGACGATGCCATCGAGGATCTGCACTTCGCCGCTGTTTTTGTCCTCGACCCGGTACTTCACCGCCATCGGCACGATTTCATCATCAAACAACCCTGCCGCCTGCGCCTGCGCGGTGCGCAGCTGACTTTGCAGCGAATAGCGATCCTGGGCTTCGCGGCTGACGCCATAACGCCGTGCCACCACCTCAGCGGTCTGGCCCATCGTGTAGTAGATGCCCGGTGTCTGCTGCTTGAGCAACGGGTTGATCAAGTGATCGGTGTTGACGCTTTTCAGGGTCAGGCTGATCGACTCGACGCCGCCGGCGACGATGATGTCGCTGCAACCCGAAGCGATCTGGTTGGCGGCGATCGCAATCGCCTGCAAACCGGATGAACAGAAACGGTTGAGGGTCATTCCCGCGACGCCGGTGCCCAATTGCGAGAGCACCGCGACGTTGCGGCCAATGTTGTAGCCCTGCGCACCCTCGTTGGAACCGGCACCGACGATGCAGTCCTCGACGCTGGCCGGGTCGATGTCGTTGCGCTCGAGCAGCGCATTGACGCAATGCGCTGCCATGTCATCGGGACGGGTCTGGTTGAACTTGCCGCGAAAGGACTTGGCCAGCCCGGTTCGTACGCTGTCGACGATCACCACTTCACGCATGGCATACCTCATTGTTGTTGTCGGTTGAGAGTGGCTCGAGCATAAGCCCACCAAATGACCGACCGCGACAATCATTCACCCCGCGTATGCGCGCCCATCGCTTCAATCCTTGTGCTTTTTGGCCTTCTTGTCGGACTTCTCGAAAGCCTCTTCCAGCGCGCGGTTGATCGTGCGCAACACTTTGACCCGCGCCCAGCGTTTGTCGTTGGCCTCGACCAATGTCCACGGAGAAATCTCGGTGCTGGTGCGGTCGACCATGTCGCCCACGGCAGCACGGTAGGCGTCCCACTTGTCGCGGTTGCGCCAGTCGTCTTCGGTGATTTTGAAGCGTTTGAACGGAATTTCTTCGCGCGCCTGAAAGCGCTCCATCTGCGTGTCCTTGTCAATGGCCAGCCAGAACTTGACCACGATCACCCCGGCGTCAGCGATCTGCTCTTCATAATCATTGATTTCACTGTAGGCGCGCAGCCAGTCGGCCGGGCTGCAAAAGCCTTCGATGCGCTCCACCAGCACCCGGCCATACCATGAGCGGTCGAACACGGTGAACTTGCCCCGCGCCGGCAGATGCCGCCAGAAGCGCCACAAATATGGCTGCGCCCGCTCCTCTTCGGTCGGCGCGGCAATCGGCACGATGCTGTACTGGCGTGGATCGAGCGCCGCCGCCACCCGGCGAATCGCCCCGCCCTTGCCCGCCGCATCATTGCCCTCAAACACGGCAACCAAGGCGTGGCGGCGCATGCGTTTATCGCGCATCAGCCCCGACAGTCGCGCCTGCTCGGTGATCAGTTGCTCTTCGTAGTCTTTCTTCTCCAGGCGCTGAGTCAGGTCAAGGCTGTCAAGCAGGTTCAACTGATCGACCGCCGTGCCCAACGGTGCTGCGTTGACTTCCTCGGCGTGCACATCCGGGCGCTTCAGGGCGTTTTGCAGGCCCTCAAGGAGAATCTTGCCGACCGCCAGACTGCGGTAGTTGGCGTCCATGCCTTCAATGACGTGCCACGGCGCATAGTCGCGACTGGTCCGGCGCAGCACGCGCTCGCCGTATTTGACGAACTTGTCGTATGTTTGCGATTGCTGCCAGTCCAGCGGACTGATGCGCCAACTGTGCAGCGGGTCATCGGCGAGAGACTTGAGCCGCGCTTTCATCTGTTTCTTGGACAGGTGAAACCAGAACTTGAAGATCAGCGCGCCTTCATCGCAGAGCATTTTTTCCAGGCGTTCGGCGGCATTGATCGCCTGATCCAGCCGTGGATCCTTGAACAAACCGTGCACCCGCCCCTGCAGCATCTGGCTGTACCAGTTGCCGAAGAACACCCCCATCCGCCCTTTGGCCGGCAGCATCCGCCAGTAGCGCCAGGCCGGTGGCCGCGCCAGCTCTTCATCGGTCTGCTGATCGAAGGTACGCACCTCGATCAGGCGCGGGTCCATCCACTCGTTGAGCAACTTGACCGTCTCGCCCTTGCCCGCGCCTTCGATGCCGTTGATCAAAATGATCACCGGGAAACGCTTTTGCTGCTGCAACTCGAACTGCGCTTCCAGCAGTGCTTCACGCAGCGCGGGGACGGCGGCCTCGTAAGTGTCTTTGTCGATGGCGTGACCGATTTCAGCGGATTCAAACATTGGACGGCTCCTTCCAGGATTCAGCAAGACTAGCGGATTGGGCATGGACGAGGCACAGAAATTCCCGCGGGTGGCGGATTGTCCTTGAGACATCGCGAGCAAGCCTTGCCATGGATCAAGCAGCGCCCGCGCGATCGGCTAGAATGGCCGCCTTGTCGTTGCCGAGCCTGCCATGAAACCTGTAATGCCCCACGCCCAACTCGACTGGGATGACCAGGGACGCCCGCATTCGCGAGTGTTCGATGACGTGTATTTTTCCGACAAGTCGGGGCTGGATGAAACCCGTTATGTGTTCCTTGAACAGAACCGTTTGGCCGAGCGTTTTGCCGCGTTGCCGGAGAATGGGCGCCTGGTCATCGGTGAAACCGGGTTCGGCACGGGGCTGAATTTTCTCTGCGCCTGGCAATTGTTCGAGCAACACGCGGTGGCGGGTTCCAGGCTGCATTTTGTCAGTGTCGAAAAGTACCCGTTGAGCCCGGCCGACCTGCAACGCGCGTTGGCGTTGTGGCCAGAACTCAAACCGCTGGCCGATCAGTTGCTCAAGCATTACGTGGCCATTCATCAAGGCTTCCAACGCGTCACCCTGGCCGACGGTCGGGTGACGTTGAC
The sequence above is drawn from the Pseudomonas sp. FP2196 genome and encodes:
- a CDS encoding DsbA family protein: MCSWCWGFAPVAKALVEQAQAAGVELHLVVGGLRTGSGAALEPTTRRYILEHWQAVTEATGQPFKFDGALPDGFVYDTEPACRAIVTARSLAPDCAWTLVGLIQQAFYTEGRDVTQASVLVELAEQAGVPRIEFAALFDHADQHKATQADFSWVQDLGIAGFPTLLAERNGQLALLTNGYQPLSELSPLLGRWLERAACV
- a CDS encoding DUF2059 domain-containing protein codes for the protein MTRLRAICTAVALVCASGQVLADTASHNASAEAFLTLAHADKLGTPVYMQVQQMFAQRFEQTKAPESKKATLETYQAKANAALDQAIGWNKLKPDMVKLYTSNFSESELKDLVAFYKSPLGKKVLEKMPQLTQQSAQMTQAKLESAVPVVNKLLDDMTNELAPKGAAPAKKKP
- a CDS encoding DUF6316 family protein; this encodes MLGMRRQDPAPATHFRSDRVCRVNGELFFSTRENTLEGPFDSHEQAEQEIKAYIARMQVQDSNRISG
- a CDS encoding BolA family transcriptional regulator gives rise to the protein MTMQQRIESTLALLQPEHLQVLDESHMHSRGLQTHYKAVVVSAQFDGLNRVKRHQKVYGTLGELMGEFHALALHTYTPQEWAEIGAAPASPTCAGGSKH
- a CDS encoding EAL domain-containing protein is translated as MKQKRTLGTPRLLGIVWPFIAVVLFQALLGGVSLYVLSAVRGYVAGESLWSKGQKDAIYYLNLYADSRDEAIFLKYQSAIAVPQGGHQLRVALDRQPPDLQSARDGILKGGNHPDDVSSVIWLYLNFRHFSYLETAIDRWTVGDAYLIELHDVAREMHQRIVDNAATEADIQRWKARIFAINDGVTPAAKAFSDALGEGSRMILRLLLFTNLATALGLIVLALWRTHKLLKQRHAFAEALQLEKDRAHVTLQSIGDGVITTDVTGAIDYMNPAAEAMTHWKAEQAAGLPLAALFNLLDDNAQAEGLTLIEHILSGQLSGGSEHSKLIQRLDGSTLSVTLVGAPIRNAGKVSGTVLVLHDMTQERQYIANLSWQATHDALTGLANRREFEYRLDQALHNLSRQSGRHALMFLDLDQFKLVNDTCGHAAGDELLRHICTLLQSGLREGDTLARLGGDEFGILLENCAPEAAEKIAEALRQTVQNLHFVWKGRPFLTTVSIGLVHVAQNPMTLEASLRAADMACYMAKEKGRNRVQVYHPDDSELSLRFGEMAWVQRLHVALEENRFCLYAQEIAPLKQGGGDRGHIEILLRLHDEAGRMILPNSFIPAAERYGLMSQLDRWVVQNVFKVIAQCIAQEHEGPLAMCAINLSGITIGDDAFLHFLREQFVNYSIPPEMICFEITETSAISNLGSAIRFINELKGLGCYFSLDDFCAGMSSFAYLKHLPVDFLKIDGSFVKDMLDDPINRAMVEVINHIGHVMGKQTIAEFVETTQIEQALLEIGVDYAQGYVIERPQLFTCDSLQSRPARPQPLLFKAPGTFR
- a CDS encoding DMT family transporter codes for the protein MHISSGRWVYGLCLALLTAFLWGILPIKLKQVLLVMDPVTVTWFRLLVSGGCLFIYLASTRRLPSLKVLGPRGGWLVLMAVLGLVGNYVLYLMGLNLLSPGTAQLVVQMGPIMLLIASLFVFKERFSIGQGIGLAVLLIGFVLFFNQRLAELLTSLSDYTAGVLLVLLASTVWTFYALGQKQLLTVWNSLQVMMVIYLFCALLLTPWVHPLEALQLSPLQGWLLLACCMNTLIAYGAFAEALAHWEASRVSATLAITPLVTFGAVAIAAWIWPDYVHAEQINGLGYGGAVLVVLGSALVALGPSLIAGLKARRMKMAAS
- a CDS encoding ABC transporter ATP-binding protein, with translation MSDPADDTPAVKRVDRLSWAEVRRLALHHKKSLWIANGVAVLATLCSVPIPLLLPLLVDEVLLGHGDAALKVMNHLLPTMWQQAAGYIGLMLVVTLTLRCCALCFGVLQSRLFARLAKDIVYRIRVRLIERLKRISLGEYESLGSGTVTTHLVTDLDTLDKFVGETLSRFLVAMLTLVGTASILMWMHWKLALLILLFNPLVIYATVQLGKRVKHLKKLENDSTARFTQVLSETLDSIQEVRAGNRQGYFLGRLGLRAQEVRNYAVNSQWKTDASNRASGLLFQFGIDIFRAAAMLTVLFSDLSIGQMLAVFSYLWFMIGPVEQLLNLQYAYYAAGGALARINELLARADEPQYPGGIDPFKGRDTVGIQVQGLSFGYGDELVLDQLNLSIAPGEKVAIVGASGGGKSTLVQLLLGLYTPLAGTIRFGGSTQQEIGLETVRENVAVVLQHPALFNDTVRANLTMGRTRSDEACWQALEIAQLEPTIRALPDGLDSIVGRSGVRLSGGQRQRLAIARMILAEPKVVILDEATSALDAATEYNLHQAMARFLNGRTTLIIAHRLSAVKQADRVLVFDGGQVAEDGDHQQLIADGGLYAKLYGHLQQIQRP
- a CDS encoding class II fumarate hydratase, which encodes MSRIETDSLGQIEVPDDAYWGAQTQRSLINFAIGQEHMPLPVLHALALIKKAAARVNDRNGDLPADIARLIEQAADEVLDGQHDDQFPLVVWQTGSGTQSNMNVNEVIAGRANELAGNPRGGKIPVHPNDHVNRSQSSNDCFPTAMSIATAKAVQEQLLPAIAELSGGLAELAARHMKLVKTGRTHMMDATPITFGQELSGFIAQLDYAERAIRAALPAVCELAQGGTAVGTGLNSPHGFGEAIAAELAALSGLPFVTAPNKFAALAGHEPLTSLSGALKTLAVALMKIANDLRLLGSGPRAGFAEVRLPANEPGSSIMPGKVNPTQCEALSMLACQVLGNDVTIGIAASQGHLQLNVFKPVIIHNLLQSIRLLGDGCSNFQQHCIAGLEPDAEVMAKHLERGLMLVTALNPHIGYDKSAEIAKKAYSEGLTLREAALELGYLTDEEFDAWVRPENMIEAGAKG
- a CDS encoding rhodanese-related sulfurtransferase, with product MTQPIVVAALYKFVTLEDYVNLREPLLQAMVDNGIKGTLLIAEEGINGTVSGTREGIDGLLAWLKNDPRMIDIDHKESYCDEQPFYRTKVKLKKEIVTLGVEGVDPNKKVGTYVDPQDWNALISDPEVLLIDTRNDYEVSIGTFEGAIDPKTTSFREFPDYIKEHFDPAVHKKVAMFCTGGIRCEKASSYMLGEGFEEVYHLKGGILKYLEEVPQEETKWQGDCFVFDNRVTVRHDLSEGDYDQCHACRTPVSVEDRTSEHYVAGVSCPHCWDTLSEKTRRSAIDRQKQIELAKARNQPHPIGYNYKQASTEA